The DNA sequence TACTTTTTCCGGATAACTCTACGAGTATAATATTTATTCATGTAATTTTAGTTTGCTCACAATATATTAGATTGTGATCTAACGTGTAACCTGCAAATTTTTTGCCAACGATCTAATATTTTCTTGTTAGATTTTCAATTTGCCTCAAGAAAATCTTTAATCATGGTATAAAAGGTCCTGCAGCTACAAGATAAATAAAAGAAAGATTATTTAGAGCATATTTGGATTAACTTATCTTAAGTATTTTTAAGTCAAAAATAACTTTTAAGGCATTTTGTAGTATTTGAATAAagtaaaaaagtacttttaatcacttatttttaagctaaaatgacaaaagaaataatcaaaagtcaaaaggtAGAATTTCTAAGTTATGACTTATGCATAAAAATCACGTAGCTCATCCAAACGGGTTCTTACTAAACATCTGATAAAATATTATGACCCGATGCCTCGGGTTCGATTAGgattttttttgttttcattTAGTGTCTATTTCTTTTAGGTCATTGATTAATTCATATTCACGTCAGATAGTTTTATTATCAAGGTAAAAATAAATACTTCTTACCAAAAATAATTACTCTATATTTTTACAGCTTGAATTTTTGGTCAAGTATTTTTAACACTTCGCCACAACCTAACCAGGAATATTACGAGTCAACTCACTCTAAGTGTAACTCGTTCGCTACCCATGTGCTGGTTTACAATTTTAGTCAATTTTTTCCGGTAACAAAAATTCCTCATCTCTCTCTTCTCCAATCTGATCCAACACTATTCCACttggactctctctctctctctctctctctctctctcctcgtTCTAGCCACCACCTTCTCCAACCTAACAGAATCTTGAGAACAAATTCTCATCAAAGGTAATTAATTCTTTGAACAATCTTTTTTTTCTAGCCATGTCCAACACTTGTGTAAGTTCAACTCTTACACTAAAGTGTAATAAAGGGTCAGCTTCATTTTCATCTTATGATCATTCTTTTTGCTCAACTAATAGATTTAGTACACACCCTTTAGCTTATTCTTCCtctttatcatcatcatcatcatcatgttGTTCTTGTTGTGCTACAAATGCTATATACAGAGTGCCCATTTGCCCTAGTTCTTTATATGGGCTAAGACAATCAACTTTAATTCAATGTAAAAAACTGATCTTGGGGGGTAGTTTTGATAGATATAATTCAAGATTTCAAGATTATGATGTTGATAGGGAGTGTTATTATGATAAAGTTTGCTCCTTTAAGGAAAATGGTGTGAGTAGAAGAGGAGGGAAATGGGGTAAGGGGAGATATAGGTGCTTGGTGTTTGAGGAAATGAGTGAAAGGAGTGGCGTTTCGGAGTTCGATGAGGCTGAGGTTATGCTCAGCTTGTTGACTGAGGATGTGGATGAGGAGTTGTTTGGTGTGAGAGAGAGAAATGGAATGTCATCTAAGAGAATCGAGGTGGAGAAAAGAAAAAATGAGAGTGGTTCTAATTTTGTTGTTAAGAAGAAAGGGGATAAATCGGGTAATGTGGGGAGTAAGTCGAGGTTTAAGTACGAATCTGAAGTGATTCCATCGAGAAAGGAGGAGAAGAGAAGGGAAGAGAATAAGAGGGAAGACGAGAGAGCATCATTTTTAAGGAGAGAGAGTCGAGGGACAAACCGTAAGGAGGAAGAAAGAGCTTCCTTGTTGAGGGAGTGTCATAGAGATCGAGCAAGGGAAGATGAGAGGGCGTCGTTAAGGAGAGAGAGTCGAGGCACAAATCATAAGGAGGAAGAAAGAGCTTCCTTGTTGAGGGAAAGTCGTATAGATCGAGCAAGAGAAGAAGAGAGGGAGACATTGTTAAAGAGAGAGAGTCGAGGGACAAGGCATAAGGAGGAAGAAAGAGCTTCCTTGTTGAGGGCGAGTCACAACGAAAGAACAAGAGAAGAAGAGAGGGAAAGTTTGTCGAGAAGGGAGGACCACAGGCAGAGACTGAGAAAAGATGGCTCTAGCTGCTCATCATACTATTCTGCTTCTTCAACAGTTGAGCTTGATAGTGAAAGTGAAATGCAGATCGAGGACGAGCGCTTTGAGGAAGAACCGTCAGGGAAGAATGGAGGAGAGTTAAAGAGTGAAGGTGTTGCTCGATATGATGGAGTGGACGGAAGAGATCAGAAATACACTGCTAAACAGGGGGTTGTCTCACGGAAGGACGATTCCGTAGTGGGATTGTATGGTGCGGCTGGTGACTGGAGAAAAAAGTCAGAGAAGAGGCTTACTGACATATCAGTTGAGGAGACTGCGTCAAGAAACGAATCAATGGAAATGCATTCGAGGATATCTCAGATTCATGGAACTAGTTCTGAACAGGTTTCTGGTTCCTCCAAGAAATATGACGATGCAAAACAAGAATCAGCTTCTCTTACAAAGTTTGAGGGGCAGACAAACGGACAACATGGGCAGGCAGGACAATCTAATACAAATCTTAAGTATAAGCAATTCGTGGATACATCTGAGAGTCATGGCCTTAGATCTAGAACTGCTTATGGAACAAGAAATTCTATTCATGAAACGGTAGAAACCTCCAATGAGGCTTTGAGTCAGATTCAGCAAGCAAGAGAAGAATATAATAAGAAAGTTGAGAGCATCATAAGGGAAGATGAATATAGGAGGAGATCACATAGGCTCAATCAAGAGTCTAATATCCAGAAAGATGACATTAAGAGGGAGTCAGTCATTGAGAGAGTCTCTGATACTGAACTCAGAAAGAAGGTATCGAACGAGCAATCCCAATCTAGTCAGATCACTGAGTTAGTGGAGTTGAGGGAAGGAGCTGAACAATTAATTAAAGTAGACGAAACAAGAACTCACGTCTTGCATAGGAAACCAGAGACAAGGATGAAAAAGCAGGAAGATAGTACAAGCCTCCTCAACAAGTCATCAGTAGAATCCAAAGAGCACTCCTTCCAAGCCAGAATAAGAGACGCAAGAAACACAAAATCAATAATGGAATCACATGAGAAAAAAATTTCACTGGGTGCTTCAAGTGCGTCAACTACTCATTATAATGAAACTAGCCGTGTTGAAGTAACAGAGGCAAACAAACGGGAGGTGAAAGCATCTTCCCAAGTATTATCAGGGCGCTCAT is a window from the Nicotiana tomentosiformis chromosome 10, ASM39032v3, whole genome shotgun sequence genome containing:
- the LOC104107362 gene encoding tRNA(adenine(34)) deaminase, chloroplastic — its product is MSNTCVSSTLTLKCNKGSASFSSYDHSFCSTNRFSTHPLAYSSSLSSSSSSCCSCCATNAIYRVPICPSSLYGLRQSTLIQCKKLILGGSFDRYNSRFQDYDVDRECYYDKVCSFKENGVSRRGGKWGKGRYRCLVFEEMSERSGVSEFDEAEVMLSLLTEDVDEELFGVRERNGMSSKRIEVEKRKNESGSNFVVKKKGDKSGNVGSKSRFKYESEVIPSRKEEKRREENKREDERASFLRRESRGTNRKEEERASLLRECHRDRAREDERASLRRESRGTNHKEEERASLLRESRIDRAREEERETLLKRESRGTRHKEEERASLLRASHNERTREEERESLSRREDHRQRLRKDGSSCSSYYSASSTVELDSESEMQIEDERFEEEPSGKNGGELKSEGVARYDGVDGRDQKYTAKQGVVSRKDDSVVGLYGAAGDWRKKSEKRLTDISVEETASRNESMEMHSRISQIHGTSSEQVSGSSKKYDDAKQESASLTKFEGQTNGQHGQAGQSNTNLKYKQFVDTSESHGLRSRTAYGTRNSIHETVETSNEALSQIQQAREEYNKKVESIIREDEYRRRSHRLNQESNIQKDDIKRESVIERVSDTELRKKVSNEQSQSSQITELVELREGAEQLIKVDETRTHVLHRKPETRMKKQEDSTSLLNKSSVESKEHSFQARIRDARNTKSIMESHEKKISLGASSASTTHYNETSRVEVTEANKREVKASSQVLSGRSSIMESKSGISIQEVSDSGIKRGFSVQHEHTPDGPSQPQHKTHGEARRDEVLGLPLNFPSHEDALGSADRLQKSSTQYVGEFVEKVRHEISNSEILKEKRTSETKLIYEGEQHSEQVLGHHGSGDSQSNEHESRQSSLVSGAKGPSDEMWDVTEPSVREPPEIEVSEDADKEQKAIVKRSGRSLWNIIGDVVQLRWMSRSDRHSSTSKSGGRSSPNQSTSSETWFSGHEAEDNNNENAKSKRRLNQESASIDRHRQERLNQESASFRHRQEMVRSHSHEEASSSSSSREHMKGTRVETSASPIVLESSLPSKTITLPSAEDTPGKNFEGTSGSIVPEGGLPLPSIQVRRSPVIEEITEAGQAVPSSSSEGQAVSETAVVFSEVSGSMVKDAEMRQRRFLRSDQFVKDKFDEWEEAFKLESEQRKIDEIFMKEALVEAKKAADNWEVPVGAVLVHDGKIVARGCNLVEELRDSTAHAEMLCIREASNTLRTWRLSGTTLYVTLEPCPMCAGAILQARVDTVVWGAPNKLLGADGSWIRLFPDGDGENGSEPADKPPAPVHPFHPKITIRRGVLASECADAMQQFFRLRRKKKEKKSDPPTPPSCLPVSSHQPKFLSKIHDVFHIMFCL